From Caldicellulosiruptor hydrothermalis 108, a single genomic window includes:
- a CDS encoding DUF1292 domain-containing protein, translating into MDMFADNVVTLVDEEGREISFEMLDKVNYNGNDYIVLLPLEEMEKEDEEAEVVILRIEDRDGEEVYVGVEDEEELENVFEIFQSRFDEEDFDMYDEDEE; encoded by the coding sequence ATGGATATGTTTGCAGACAATGTAGTAACATTGGTAGATGAGGAAGGAAGAGAGATATCTTTTGAGATGCTTGATAAAGTCAATTACAATGGTAATGACTATATAGTACTTCTTCCTTTAGAAGAGATGGAGAAAGAAGACGAAGAGGCTGAGGTTGTAATTCTCAGAATCGAAGACAGAGACGGTGAAGAGGTATACGTGGGTGTAGAGGACGAGGAAGAACTTGAAAATGTATTTGAAATCTTTCAGTCCAGATTTGATGAGGAAGACTTTGATATGTATGACGAGGATGAAGAGTAA
- a CDS encoding AAA family ATPase — protein sequence MRPLFLRIENFKSYQETQNEIDFSNIKVACIIGKNGNGKSSIAEAIAWALFGEFERLQTGKRGKVAETEYINSHKDYMQVEFEFELNKTIYKVVRRLDRRGKKYLSLFVRKADSLIPINEATYTQTQIKLQNILGIDFNVFLHSAYLSQKRTEDFLLSSPENRREILAKILNLSIYDRINELAKEKRKEIKVLLDIKNKEIEEENKILSEEESIKSLMADLEKKRTAIEAELNGLRNRLNALISQRSEIEQKLHLLSQKKNEMTEHQRKAEEIRYKIETARKELLKIEEKLNEEDKITAMVKEYEMIKEKVEIKRKDYEMYIELKNKMVLYERDIKNKLDQKKIFEKSIEESNLQLNKETSEISKYEEEMKKVEVEISKVENELEKVKQYKQEQEKKREEIVKHEKLLEVVENKLKELASSYRLIEANQGRCPVCLRQINGQEEKEHIKNEIAAQGKEFKQRRDSLTKKLEILRKEFSELEEKIKLEELLRAREKKLHGMFENLKAKVDQKTQNIVNLQNSIAQITQSVKLCEDEVERLKEKMASIKREISVLNFDENYYTQLLQREKELEIYQSLFNELTINKVKAENLKKEILEYQEQEKEFFEKLGNLRQEIANLSSVAHDMMLEKVKSDILSCENKIKNLQENLNSVLKELGIIEQKLNQIGEAKKKLSSLENEIEEMKKKIEIYDIIIDITGPDGIKNEIIANTLPQIKDEANGLLKILTNGAFSIDFKTQRETASGKTIETLQIEISDANGTRNYELFSGGELFRINFAIRIALSKVLLKRAGASIRMLILDEGFGSQDEEGKDHIVECLNRIKDQFDTILVITHIEDLMDAFDQRIVVKKDMEGSKIFVV from the coding sequence TTGAGACCTCTTTTTTTGAGGATTGAAAATTTCAAATCATATCAAGAGACTCAAAACGAGATTGATTTTAGTAATATAAAAGTTGCCTGTATCATAGGGAAAAATGGCAATGGGAAATCTTCTATTGCTGAGGCAATTGCCTGGGCGCTTTTTGGTGAGTTTGAAAGACTTCAAACAGGCAAGCGTGGAAAAGTTGCAGAAACAGAGTATATAAACTCACATAAGGATTATATGCAGGTTGAATTTGAATTTGAATTGAATAAGACCATATATAAAGTTGTGAGAAGACTTGATAGAAGAGGGAAAAAGTACCTTTCGCTTTTTGTTAGAAAAGCAGACAGTCTCATACCTATCAATGAAGCAACTTACACCCAAACCCAAATAAAGCTTCAGAATATTTTAGGGATAGATTTTAATGTCTTTTTGCATTCTGCCTATCTTTCTCAAAAACGAACAGAAGATTTTTTACTTTCTTCGCCAGAAAACAGGCGAGAAATTCTTGCAAAGATACTGAACCTGAGTATATATGACAGGATAAATGAACTTGCAAAAGAAAAACGAAAAGAGATAAAAGTTTTGCTGGATATAAAGAACAAAGAAATAGAGGAGGAAAATAAGATTTTGTCAGAAGAAGAGTCAATAAAATCTTTGATGGCTGATTTGGAAAAGAAGAGAACCGCAATAGAAGCTGAATTAAACGGTTTGAGAAATAGACTAAATGCCCTTATTTCGCAGAGGTCTGAAATAGAACAAAAACTTCATTTATTGAGTCAGAAAAAGAATGAAATGACAGAACATCAGAGAAAAGCTGAGGAGATAAGGTATAAGATTGAAACTGCCAGAAAAGAGCTTTTAAAAATTGAGGAAAAGTTAAATGAAGAAGATAAGATAACTGCAATGGTTAAAGAGTATGAGATGATAAAAGAAAAGGTTGAGATTAAGAGAAAGGATTATGAAATGTATATTGAGCTTAAAAACAAGATGGTTTTGTATGAAAGGGATATAAAAAACAAACTGGATCAGAAAAAGATATTTGAAAAGAGTATTGAAGAGAGTAATTTACAACTGAATAAAGAAACTTCTGAGATTTCAAAGTATGAGGAAGAGATGAAAAAAGTGGAGGTAGAAATTTCGAAGGTCGAAAATGAGCTGGAAAAAGTAAAGCAGTATAAACAGGAACAAGAGAAGAAAAGAGAGGAAATTGTAAAACATGAAAAATTGTTAGAGGTAGTGGAAAACAAATTAAAAGAGCTTGCTTCAAGTTACAGACTTATAGAGGCAAATCAGGGAAGGTGCCCAGTATGCTTACGCCAGATTAATGGTCAAGAAGAAAAAGAACATATAAAAAATGAAATTGCGGCCCAAGGAAAAGAATTTAAACAAAGAAGAGATAGTTTGACCAAAAAACTTGAAATTCTAAGAAAGGAGTTTTCTGAGCTTGAAGAGAAAATAAAACTTGAAGAACTTCTTCGGGCAAGAGAAAAAAAGCTTCACGGGATGTTTGAAAACCTGAAAGCCAAGGTGGATCAGAAAACACAAAACATTGTTAATCTACAAAATTCAATAGCCCAGATAACCCAAAGTGTAAAGCTTTGTGAAGATGAAGTAGAGAGACTGAAAGAAAAGATGGCAAGCATAAAAAGAGAGATTTCTGTTTTAAATTTTGATGAGAATTACTACACCCAGCTTTTACAAAGAGAAAAAGAACTTGAAATATATCAAAGCCTTTTTAATGAGCTTACTATAAACAAGGTCAAAGCTGAGAATTTAAAAAAGGAGATACTTGAGTATCAAGAACAAGAAAAAGAGTTTTTTGAAAAGCTTGGGAATTTGAGGCAGGAGATAGCAAATTTATCTTCTGTTGCACACGATATGATGCTTGAAAAAGTAAAGTCAGATATTCTGAGCTGTGAAAATAAGATAAAAAATCTTCAAGAAAATCTCAATTCTGTTTTGAAAGAATTGGGAATAATTGAGCAGAAACTAAATCAAATTGGAGAGGCTAAAAAGAAGCTCTCAAGCCTTGAAAATGAAATAGAGGAGATGAAAAAAAAGATTGAAATATATGACATAATAATTGATATCACCGGACCAGATGGAATAAAGAACGAAATAATTGCAAATACTTTGCCACAGATAAAAGATGAAGCAAATGGACTTTTAAAAATTCTGACAAACGGCGCATTTTCAATAGATTTTAAAACCCAAAGAGAAACGGCATCTGGAAAAACAATAGAAACTCTCCAGATAGAAATTTCTGATGCAAACGGTACAAGAAACTATGAGCTTTTTTCAGGAGGAGAGCTTTTCAGGATAAATTTTGCTATCAGAATTGCTCTTTCAAAGGTACTTCTCAAAAGAGCAGGTGCTTCTATAAGGATGCTAATTTTAGACGAAGGTTTTGGATCTCAAGATGAAGAAGGAAAAGACCACATTGTTGAATGTTTGAATAGAATCAAAGACCAGTTTGACACTATACTTGTTATAACCCACATTGAGGATTTAATGGATGCATTTGACCAGCGAATTGTTGTTAAAAAAGATATGGAAGGGTCTAAAATTTTTGTTGTATAA
- the galU gene encoding UTP--glucose-1-phosphate uridylyltransferase GalU: MRRLIKKAIIPAAGLGTRFLPATKAQPKEMLPIVDKPTIQYIVEEALESGIESILIVTGRGKRAIEDHFDKSFELEVALENKKDYDNLQLIRKIADYNVHYIRQKEPRGLGDAVYCARLFIDNEPFAVLLGDDIIISEKPCLKQLIEVYEEYRTTILGVQKVPEDDVSKYGIIAGKQIEDRIYKVKDLVEKPKKEEAPSNIAVLGRYIITPEILNILQHTKEGVGGEIQLTDALRELSKKEAMYAYEFEGKRYDVGNKLGFLQATVEIALSREDIGKDFYNYLVTLVNAKNYKEKLNELEKI; this comes from the coding sequence GTGAGAAGACTTATCAAAAAAGCAATCATTCCTGCGGCAGGACTTGGAACAAGGTTTTTGCCGGCAACAAAAGCACAGCCAAAAGAGATGCTTCCCATTGTGGACAAGCCAACAATTCAATACATAGTAGAAGAGGCGTTAGAATCAGGGATAGAGAGCATTTTAATTGTCACAGGGCGTGGCAAAAGAGCAATTGAAGACCATTTTGACAAGTCTTTTGAGCTTGAGGTTGCACTCGAAAATAAAAAGGATTATGACAATCTTCAATTGATAAGAAAAATAGCAGATTACAATGTCCATTACATACGCCAAAAAGAACCAAGAGGACTTGGTGATGCAGTATACTGTGCAAGACTTTTTATCGACAACGAACCTTTTGCAGTTTTGCTTGGTGATGATATCATCATTTCTGAAAAGCCATGTTTGAAACAGCTGATAGAGGTGTATGAAGAGTACAGGACAACCATCTTGGGTGTGCAAAAAGTACCAGAGGATGATGTTAGCAAGTATGGAATTATTGCAGGGAAACAGATAGAAGATAGAATCTATAAGGTAAAAGACCTTGTTGAAAAACCAAAAAAGGAAGAAGCACCTTCGAATATTGCTGTGCTTGGAAGATATATCATCACTCCTGAGATATTAAATATTCTACAACATACAAAAGAAGGCGTTGGTGGCGAGATTCAATTGACTGATGCTTTAAGAGAGTTATCAAAAAAAGAAGCTATGTATGCTTATGAGTTTGAAGGAAAAAGGTATGATGTGGGCAACAAACTTGGTTTTTTGCAGGCAACAGTCGAGATTGCTCTTTCAAGAGAAGACATTGGCAAAGATTTTTACAATTATCTTGTTACTCTTGTAAATGCCAAGAATTATAAAGAGAAATTAAACGAGTTAGAAAAAATTTAA
- a CDS encoding ATP-binding protein: protein MASSMYEENRIGKIIGGSYSEGLAIKVEDDSVVESTRIGAILVSQTEKRKYYCMLTDMVIEGMNKQALSELPRGNSSLLLNRITRGTSIYTVFKAQPVLSYDLEEKKNQPIRNIPVHASSVRRATYDDISDVFGSFEKNPKRYFPVGSVLDMDESSTVCIDMERFIERSSGIYGRTGTGKSFIARLLMAGIILCDKASLLIFDAHSDHGPDSVDEENRPVKGLKSLFGSKVQIMTIENLSSMAGVLPIEIDVRDVEIEDILSIAEELNLNETAQQVMIALKNKLETEGKHWLEEILTNGEDLAERFKDSEAVVNRSSLLALIRKLSVLKELPYLRYDRRPGTNSIDIILNYLQKGISVDITFGKSDKLLNYLFVTNVLSRRIYQRYMEMYERYISNRQKYSPPRPLVIAIEEAHRFLSPDVAKQTIFGTIAREMRKAKVSLMCIDQRPSQIDSEIASQIGTRVVLALSDEADITSALAGMKNSKQLRSIIESLDSKQQALLIGHAVPMPIAIKTRGYDNSFYDFVSIYAPKHEVDEKYEKTIEASKKWLDEMDY from the coding sequence ATGGCAAGTAGTATGTATGAAGAGAACAGAATTGGCAAAATCATAGGTGGTTCGTATTCAGAAGGTCTTGCAATAAAGGTCGAGGATGATTCTGTGGTGGAAAGTACAAGGATTGGAGCAATTCTTGTTAGCCAAACAGAAAAGAGAAAGTACTACTGTATGCTTACCGACATGGTAATAGAGGGCATGAACAAGCAAGCTTTGTCAGAACTTCCGCGAGGAAACTCAAGCCTGCTTTTGAACAGGATTACAAGGGGGACTTCTATTTACACCGTGTTTAAGGCACAGCCAGTTCTTTCTTACGACCTTGAGGAAAAGAAAAATCAGCCTATAAGAAACATACCCGTTCATGCTTCAAGTGTTAGAAGAGCTACCTATGATGATATTTCAGATGTGTTTGGGAGTTTTGAAAAAAATCCAAAACGTTATTTTCCAGTTGGAAGTGTTCTTGACATGGACGAAAGCTCTACAGTATGCATAGACATGGAAAGATTTATTGAACGAAGCAGTGGCATTTACGGCAGGACTGGTACAGGAAAATCATTTATTGCAAGATTATTGATGGCAGGGATTATCCTTTGTGATAAGGCATCGCTTCTCATTTTTGATGCTCACTCAGACCATGGACCTGACAGCGTTGATGAGGAAAACCGGCCTGTTAAAGGGCTTAAAAGTCTTTTTGGAAGCAAAGTCCAGATAATGACAATTGAAAATTTATCGTCAATGGCAGGTGTTTTGCCGATTGAGATTGATGTTAGAGATGTTGAGATCGAGGATATTTTATCAATTGCAGAAGAACTAAACCTCAATGAGACAGCACAGCAGGTTATGATTGCACTGAAAAATAAGTTGGAGACAGAGGGTAAACACTGGCTTGAAGAAATACTTACAAATGGTGAGGACTTAGCAGAGAGGTTTAAAGACAGCGAAGCAGTAGTCAACAGAAGTTCGCTTTTGGCACTTATCAGAAAGCTTTCTGTGTTAAAAGAATTACCCTACCTTAGATATGATAGACGACCTGGTACAAACTCAATTGATATTATTTTAAACTATCTTCAAAAAGGTATAAGTGTTGATATAACATTTGGCAAGAGTGACAAATTACTTAATTACCTCTTTGTTACAAACGTCTTATCAAGACGTATTTACCAAAGATATATGGAGATGTACGAAAGGTATATCTCAAACAGACAAAAATATTCTCCTCCAAGGCCACTTGTGATTGCAATTGAAGAAGCACACAGATTTTTATCGCCCGATGTTGCAAAGCAGACAATATTTGGAACAATAGCAAGAGAGATGAGAAAAGCAAAGGTAAGCCTTATGTGTATAGACCAGAGACCTTCTCAGATAGACAGCGAGATTGCATCACAAATTGGAACAAGGGTGGTTCTAGCACTTTCTGATGAAGCTGACATTACAAGTGCACTTGCTGGTATGAAAAATAGCAAACAGCTAAGATCAATTATAGAGTCACTTGATTCAAAACAGCAGGCTTTACTGATAGGTCATGCAGTTCCAATGCCAATTGCAATCAAAACAAGGGGGTATGATAACAGCTTTTATGATTTTGTTTCAATTTATGCTCCAAAACATGAGGTGGACGAAAAGTACGAAAAAACGATAGAGGCATCTAAGAAGTGGCTTGATGAGATGGACTATTAA
- a CDS encoding pro-sigmaK processing inhibitor BofA family protein, whose translation MRLFDLIIRFILTASFIILFNLLCGPYGLHIGFNIANLAIGTLIGFTGFALLFILALLFR comes from the coding sequence ATGAGACTTTTTGATTTAATTATAAGATTTATTCTTACTGCATCTTTTATTATCCTTTTTAATCTCTTGTGTGGACCGTATGGTCTTCATATTGGATTTAACATAGCAAACCTTGCAATTGGAACTTTAATAGGATTTACCGGTTTTGCCCTGCTTTTTATTTTGGCTCTTCTTTTTAGGTAA
- a CDS encoding YbaB/EbfC family nucleoid-associated protein encodes MAKNRFPGLGGGFNINQLQKQAKKMQEEIEKLHEELNQREIEVSSGGGAVKVVINGKKEIKSIQILPEVVDPEDVETLQDLIVACVNEAIRKVDKMVEEEMQKVTGFGIPGLF; translated from the coding sequence ATGGCAAAAAATAGGTTTCCTGGGCTTGGTGGTGGCTTTAATATAAATCAGCTCCAGAAACAGGCAAAAAAGATGCAAGAGGAAATAGAAAAGTTGCATGAGGAGTTAAATCAAAGGGAGATTGAGGTAAGTAGCGGCGGTGGTGCTGTTAAAGTTGTTATTAATGGCAAAAAAGAGATAAAAAGTATCCAAATATTACCGGAGGTTGTTGACCCGGAAGATGTGGAAACTTTGCAGGATTTGATAGTTGCATGTGTAAATGAAGCTATAAGAAAGGTTGATAAGATGGTAGAAGAAGAGATGCAAAAAGTTACAGGGTTTGGTATTCCAGGTCTTTTTTAA
- a CDS encoding NAD-dependent epimerase/dehydratase family protein yields MAVLVTGGAGFIGSHIVDKLIEKGYDVCIVDNLLSGNVCNINPKAKFYQLDIRDNLEKVFEENKIEYCIHQAAQVSVAKSMKDAYLDCSINVLGTVNLLDYCVKYKVKKFILASSAAVYGEPKYIPIDENHPLRPESFYGLSKLTSEEYIKMFAHNFNFEYIIFRYSNVYGPRQDPFGEGGVVSIFCERMQGSKDVIIFGDGTQTRDFIYVEDVAEANCIALESSVSGTFNLSTGKNVSVNELFEILSGLTGYKRSPVYQSKRPGDIAHSCLSNNLLKSVLGFSPQFSLLEGLKKTVEYFIDRSV; encoded by the coding sequence TTGGCAGTTCTTGTGACAGGCGGTGCTGGCTTTATTGGGTCACATATTGTCGACAAGCTCATTGAAAAAGGATATGATGTATGCATTGTGGACAATCTTCTTTCCGGCAACGTTTGTAATATTAATCCAAAGGCTAAATTCTATCAACTTGATATTCGTGATAATTTAGAAAAAGTATTCGAAGAAAACAAAATTGAATATTGCATACACCAGGCAGCTCAGGTGAGTGTTGCAAAGTCTATGAAAGATGCTTATCTTGATTGCAGTATAAATGTCTTGGGCACGGTTAATCTTCTTGATTATTGTGTAAAATACAAAGTAAAAAAATTTATTCTTGCATCCTCAGCAGCAGTTTATGGAGAACCAAAGTATATTCCAATTGACGAAAATCACCCATTAAGACCAGAATCTTTTTATGGTCTGTCTAAGCTTACTTCAGAAGAGTATATCAAGATGTTTGCGCATAATTTTAATTTTGAGTATATCATTTTCAGATATTCAAATGTCTATGGACCACGGCAGGACCCGTTTGGGGAGGGCGGAGTTGTATCAATTTTTTGTGAACGTATGCAGGGTAGCAAAGATGTAATTATATTTGGAGATGGGACTCAGACAAGAGACTTTATATATGTTGAAGATGTTGCTGAAGCAAACTGTATTGCACTGGAAAGTTCTGTGTCAGGAACATTTAATCTGAGCACTGGTAAAAATGTATCGGTAAATGAACTGTTTGAGATTCTTTCTGGCTTGACAGGATACAAAAGAAGTCCTGTTTATCAGTCAAAACGGCCCGGCGATATTGCACACAGCTGTCTTTCAAATAATCTTTTAAAGAGTGTATTAGGATTTTCACCACAATTTTCACTTTTGGAAGGGTTGAAAAAAACAGTCGAATATTTTATTGATAGGTCTGTTTAA
- the fapR gene encoding transcription factor FapR → MMAKLSRKERHRLLLQRIKENPFITDEELASEFGCSVQTIRLDRAILDIKEVRERIKEMAKESISKLKTISPRDVVGEIIDIELENFAIAMFEPQLWMTFSNSNMVKGQYIYAFAESVAMSVIDAKAALIGVANIKYKTPVFANDRLVARAELKKKRNNKYIVWVFIKRNNEEVFRGKFILVALNEGNNSAQ, encoded by the coding sequence ATTATGGCAAAGCTATCAAGGAAAGAAAGACACAGACTTTTGCTTCAAAGAATAAAAGAAAATCCTTTTATAACAGATGAGGAGTTAGCAAGTGAATTTGGATGTTCTGTCCAGACAATAAGGCTTGACAGAGCGATTTTGGATATCAAAGAAGTTCGAGAAAGAATAAAGGAAATGGCAAAAGAGAGCATATCTAAACTCAAAACTATCTCACCGCGAGATGTTGTGGGGGAAATTATTGACATAGAGCTTGAGAATTTTGCCATTGCAATGTTTGAACCACAGCTTTGGATGACCTTTAGCAACAGTAATATGGTCAAGGGCCAGTACATCTATGCTTTTGCTGAATCGGTTGCTATGTCTGTTATTGATGCAAAAGCAGCGTTGATTGGGGTGGCAAATATAAAGTATAAAACACCAGTTTTTGCAAATGATAGGCTTGTCGCAAGAGCTGAGCTGAAAAAGAAAAGGAACAATAAATATATAGTGTGGGTATTTATCAAGAGAAATAATGAAGAGGTTTTCAGGGGCAAATTTATTCTTGTTGCTTTAAATGAAGGAAATAATTCAGCGCAATAG
- a CDS encoding DNA double-strand break repair nuclease NurA, which produces MLDLYSLSEQINEKKEILAKHKKELKSNMENVFAFLKSADEKKIQSVLAKIPSKDEKNEILFCLPYYSNYDEFLKSHRCHLNLEYEVFAVDGSNTEIDRHNLTPYYVLNIACVFIAYGEKESRFWYRTFPYIYLDQELYSDKDDVTFKNSSEISQERQQKEFEAILEYIEKSTQTDKLKIVLYDGNLVDWSQDRQGMRFGRKANAILERIFILAEQKKIAVCGFISVPKNSIISNIYRIHMCEKPRINCRECPKEQKRECEKIGRIKDVVLFSGLREGEYSNIFYTLGRAFDEFEKTDIGFVYLNTGYEIARIEFPLYIANDKVWFENVIGAIYHQCQLGFGYPISLTHAHEFSVISKDDKDSIESMLQSFEDNLVHYSAKKNNKIKRII; this is translated from the coding sequence ATGTTAGACCTTTATAGTTTATCTGAACAGATAAATGAGAAGAAAGAGATTTTAGCAAAACACAAAAAAGAGCTAAAATCAAATATGGAAAATGTGTTCGCATTTTTAAAATCGGCAGATGAGAAGAAAATTCAAAGTGTTCTTGCAAAAATTCCCAGCAAGGACGAGAAAAATGAGATTTTATTCTGCCTTCCCTACTATAGCAATTACGATGAATTTTTGAAATCTCACAGATGTCATTTGAATCTTGAGTATGAGGTCTTTGCAGTAGATGGCAGTAATACAGAAATAGATAGACATAATCTAACACCTTACTATGTGCTGAACATAGCGTGTGTCTTTATTGCCTATGGAGAAAAAGAAAGTAGATTTTGGTACAGAACTTTTCCCTACATTTACCTCGACCAGGAATTATATTCTGACAAAGACGATGTTACTTTTAAAAATTCTTCTGAGATATCACAAGAGCGCCAACAAAAAGAGTTTGAGGCAATTTTAGAGTATATAGAAAAGAGTACTCAAACAGATAAGCTCAAAATAGTGCTTTACGACGGCAATCTTGTTGACTGGTCGCAAGACAGGCAAGGTATGCGTTTTGGCAGAAAAGCAAATGCTATTCTTGAAAGGATATTCATCCTGGCAGAGCAAAAGAAAATAGCCGTGTGCGGTTTTATTTCTGTCCCTAAAAATTCGATTATTTCTAATATTTACAGAATACATATGTGTGAAAAACCAAGGATAAACTGTAGAGAGTGTCCAAAGGAGCAAAAAAGAGAGTGTGAAAAGATAGGCAGAATAAAGGATGTCGTTTTATTTTCCGGCCTTAGGGAAGGAGAGTATTCAAACATCTTTTACACATTAGGTAGAGCTTTTGATGAGTTTGAAAAGACCGATATAGGCTTTGTTTATTTGAATACAGGTTATGAAATAGCTCGAATAGAGTTTCCGCTTTATATAGCGAACGATAAGGTTTGGTTTGAAAATGTTATTGGTGCTATTTACCATCAGTGTCAGCTGGGGTTTGGTTATCCCATATCTTTGACACATGCTCATGAATTTTCTGTAATATCTAAAGACGACAAGGATTCGATAGAAAGCATGCTGCAAAGTTTTGAAGATAATCTTGTGCACTACTCTGCTAAAAAGAACAACAAGATAAAAAGAATAATATAA
- the recR gene encoding recombination mediator RecR, which produces MQQKENSISKLIQQLEKLPGIGQKTAQRLAFYIINMKTEDVKALADAILSAKTSTKLCKVCCNFTEDEVCPICKDEKRDKSIICVVEEPQDVAALERVKEYKGLYHVLHGAISPLKGKYPEQLTIDVLMKRLSDPQIKEVIIATNPDVDGEATASYLARLIKPMGIRVTRIARGIPVGGDIEYADEVTILKAIEGRREI; this is translated from the coding sequence ATGCAGCAGAAAGAAAATTCTATATCAAAACTCATTCAGCAGCTTGAAAAGCTTCCAGGTATTGGCCAGAAGACCGCCCAGAGACTTGCGTTTTACATCATAAATATGAAAACTGAAGATGTCAAAGCACTTGCTGATGCTATCTTGAGTGCTAAAACCAGCACAAAACTGTGCAAGGTGTGCTGTAACTTTACAGAAGATGAAGTATGTCCTATATGTAAAGACGAGAAAAGAGACAAAAGCATTATCTGTGTTGTGGAAGAGCCACAGGATGTTGCAGCACTTGAAAGAGTAAAGGAATATAAAGGACTTTATCATGTACTCCACGGTGCAATATCCCCGCTCAAAGGTAAATACCCTGAACAGCTTACAATTGATGTTCTGATGAAGAGACTCTCTGACCCACAAATCAAAGAGGTTATAATTGCCACAAATCCTGACGTTGACGGTGAGGCAACTGCCTCCTACTTAGCGAGGCTTATAAAACCAATGGGTATCAGGGTTACAAGAATTGCCAGAGGAATTCCAGTTGGTGGTGACATTGAGTATGCTGATGAGGTTACAATTCTCAAAGCAATAGAAGGAAGAAGAGAAATTTAG
- a CDS encoding metallophosphoesterase family protein, whose protein sequence is MAIRGVHTADLHFGVTTYSKETPDGLGSRVHDFFKTFDRILQFIRENSIDLLLITGDIFKDREPNSTLRNMFYKRIVDISKEGVLVIIIPGNHDMHPFETKDHSIKVFEIFDQPNIVVMDKPFEVKEFEIRSEKLRIVAVPYLYLERFVDETFPQNTEEFDLVAANFFERKLGQILDSLEDNIPTILAGHFTVVEAQIGSERSIMLGKDVKVPLSCLLNAKLKFVALGHIHKPQILHAANPTVLYCGSPDRIDFSEASDSKGFVVFEIGKDSFRFEFQPVKVRPFCQLEIDVFEDEVENLNKKLLDKIEEKIQMFEQNTSSSIQVSVVKLIIKTQSLIKEKIDVGLIEKFLRDRCFVLAPIEIEVVDSKKDFRITEVDEKSDPVYAFEKFLSASKKYTGIENKDKVVSEFKKLLYEVQENESE, encoded by the coding sequence ATGGCAATAAGAGGTGTTCATACAGCAGATCTTCATTTTGGTGTGACAACTTACAGCAAAGAGACTCCAGACGGACTTGGCTCACGTGTACATGACTTTTTCAAAACATTTGACAGAATATTGCAGTTTATAAGAGAAAACAGCATTGACCTCTTGCTTATAACAGGCGATATTTTTAAAGACAGGGAACCGAACTCTACGCTGAGGAATATGTTTTACAAGAGGATTGTGGATATTTCGAAAGAAGGTGTTTTGGTCATTATAATTCCAGGCAATCATGATATGCATCCATTTGAGACAAAAGACCATTCTATAAAGGTCTTTGAGATATTCGACCAGCCAAATATTGTTGTAATGGACAAACCGTTTGAAGTCAAAGAATTTGAAATAAGAAGTGAAAAGCTTCGCATTGTGGCTGTGCCATACCTTTACCTTGAAAGGTTTGTGGATGAGACATTTCCTCAAAATACAGAAGAGTTTGATCTGGTAGCAGCTAACTTTTTTGAGAGAAAGCTTGGCCAGATTTTAGACTCTTTAGAAGACAATATTCCAACAATCCTTGCAGGGCATTTTACTGTGGTAGAGGCGCAGATTGGCAGTGAAAGATCAATTATGCTTGGCAAAGATGTAAAAGTGCCTCTTTCATGCCTTTTAAATGCAAAGTTGAAATTTGTGGCCCTTGGTCACATCCACAAACCTCAGATTTTACATGCAGCAAACCCTACTGTGTTGTATTGTGGATCACCTGACAGGATAGATTTTTCTGAAGCAAGCGACAGCAAGGGGTTTGTTGTGTTTGAGATAGGCAAAGATAGCTTTAGGTTTGAGTTTCAACCTGTTAAGGTAAGACCTTTTTGCCAGTTAGAAATTGATGTGTTTGAAGACGAAGTAGAAAATCTCAATAAAAAGCTTCTTGACAAAATAGAAGAGAAAATACAAATGTTTGAGCAAAATACTTCAAGTAGTATTCAGGTTTCGGTTGTAAAGCTCATAATAAAAACTCAAAGTTTGATAAAAGAAAAGATTGACGTTGGGCTTATTGAAAAGTTTTTGAGAGACAGATGTTTTGTTTTAGCGCCTATTGAAATTGAAGTAGTTGATTCAAAGAAAGATTTTAGAATAACTGAGGTTGACGAGAAGTCAGACCCTGTTTATGCCTTTGAAAAATTTTTATCAGCAAGCAAAAAATACACGGGTATAGAGAATAAAGATAAAGTTGTATCAGAATTCAAAAAGCTTTTGTATGAAGTGCAGGAAAATGAAAGCGAATAA